The sequence ACGCTCACGGCATTCATGACGGGCTATCAGTCTCGCTATTGAGTGGTTTTTTCCACCCTTTCCTTGGGCTGGATCATCTATTGATCTTGCTTGCTATGGGCGTTGCTAGCCAAATGTCTTGTTTTGATAAGTTAAAAGGCGGGTCTTTTATTATTGCAGCTCTTTGCATGATGGGTGCTGGCTTCGTATTTGGACTATGGTGGGAGGCCAGCAGTCTGATGGAAACCTTGATATTAAGCTCCGTTTTCGTCGCAGGGTTTGCTGTCTGGATGCTTAACTCGGGCTCTTGGCTGGCGAAAGCACTAGTGACTGCGTCATTGTTCGCGGTATCGATTCATGGTTGGGCACACGGCGTTGAAGTGGGTCATGCGTCTCTAGCTACATTTGCCATTGGGATGTTGATGGGATCGGCTGTCATCATGGGACTAGGTAGTCAATTGGTGAAGTTGGTGTCGTCACAAAAATTGGCAGCGGTCATAGTGAGTTGTGGTGTATTGTTCGGCGTTATTGGCTAGAGGGGAAGGGTGATGTCAGATTTCAAAGTCATGGAAATTAAAGAGAGTGTGTTTGACAACAATGATCGTCAAGCCGATTTGTTAAGAGACTCTCTAAAAGAACGCAAGCTGTTTCTTCTCAACCTAATGTCGTCCCCAGGCTCCGGTAAAACCACGACCTTAGTTCGTACGTTAGAGCATATCAAACACAACATTCGTGTTGGCGTAATGGAAGCGGATAT is a genomic window of Vibrio sp. CB1-14 containing:
- a CDS encoding HupE/UreJ family protein; this encodes MKKAMKLLSGAVILVSPIAHAHGIHDGLSVSLLSGFFHPFLGLDHLLILLAMGVASQMSCFDKLKGGSFIIAALCMMGAGFVFGLWWEASSLMETLILSSVFVAGFAVWMLNSGSWLAKALVTASLFAVSIHGWAHGVEVGHASLATFAIGMLMGSAVIMGLGSQLVKLVSSQKLAAVIVSCGVLFGVIG